The following are from one region of the Girardinichthys multiradiatus isolate DD_20200921_A chromosome 9, DD_fGirMul_XY1, whole genome shotgun sequence genome:
- the tor3a gene encoding torsin-3A — MFARWLLPLVCALTAEAHFFHLDSISNVSTYYFNYFYCNIWEGECQPHQDDATQQVPAGDLWPGFPQDYTSLLHQWYCSLGQCCESGDCRITNNITGLAKDLQTKLHGQHLAQSVVLKAIQGFINNPESNKPLTLSFHGWTGTGKNFVARLIADNLYRDGVKSECVRLFIAPFHFPHARLVDTYKGQLREAIRDLVLRCPETLFIFDEAEKLHPGLIDAIKPYMDHYDNVDGVSYRRAIFIFLSNIGGATINDVALDFWHSGQNREDIGMEDLEHRLRAETLETQGGFAQSELMSDHLIDFFVPFLPLEYRHVKLCARDAYAARGLEADEATLDEVAKAMLYVPKEERLFSAQGCKSIPQRINFFLP, encoded by the exons ATGTTTGCGCGCTGGTTGCTGCCTCTGGTCTGCGCTCTGACCGCAGAGGCCCACTTCTTCCACCTCGATAGCATTAGCAACGTCTCCACCTACTATTTCAACTACTTCTACTGCAACATCTGGGAGGGGGAGTGTCAGCCCCACCAGGATGATGCCACACAGCAAG TTCCTGCCGGGGATCTCTGGCCAGGCTTTCCTCAGGACTACACCAGCCTGCTGCATCAGTGGTACTGTAGCCTGGGCCAGTGCTGTGAGTCTGGAGACTGCAGGATAACCAACAACATCACAG GTTTGGCCAAAGACCTGCAGACGAAGCTCCACGGGCAACACCTGGCCCAGTCTGTGGTTCTTAAAGCTATTCAGGGTTTCATCAACAACCCAGAGTCCAACAAGCCCCTGACGCTCTCCTTCCACGGTTGGACCGGAACCGGTAAAAACTTTGTGGCCCGTCTCATTGCTGACAACCTGTACCGGGACGGGGTGAAGAGTGAGTGCGTACGCCTGTTCATCGCCCCGTTCCACTTCCCACACGCCAGACTAGTCGACACATACAAG GGTCAGCTGAGGGAGGCCATCCGAGATTTGGTGCTGCGCTGCCCAGAGACTCTGTTCATCTTCGATGAGGCTGAGAAGCTCCACCCGGGCCTCATCGATGCTATCAAGCCCTACATGGATCATTATGACAATGTGGATGGGGTCAGCTACCGTAGAGCCATCTTCATCTTCCTCAG CAACATAGGCGGTGCAACAATAAACGACGTGGCGCTGGACTTCTGGCACTCGGGTCAGAATCGAGAGGACATCGGTATGGAGGACCTGGAGCATCGACTTCGAGCTGAAACTTTGGAGACCCAAG GGGGGTTTGCTCAGAGTGAGCTGATGTCAGACCACCTGATTGACTTCTTCGTGCCGTTTCTGCCTCTGGAGTACCGTCACGTCAAGCTGTGCGCCCGAGACGCCTATGCAGCGCGTGGTCTAGAGGCAGATGAGGCAACGTTAGACGAGGTGGCCAAGGCGATGCTGTATGTCCCCAAAGAGGAAAGACTCTTCTCAGCCCAAGGATGCAAGTCCATACCACAGAGGATCAACTTCTTTCTCCCGTAG